The Candidatus Saganbacteria bacterium genome includes a window with the following:
- a CDS encoding rubredoxin, with protein MPKYICKVCGYVYDPAKGDPDSGVKSGTAFESLPTSWVCPVCGAPKTEFEHLPAGGQG; from the coding sequence ATGCCAAAGTATATTTGCAAAGTTTGCGGATATGTTTATGACCCCGCAAAAGGCGATCCTGATTCGGGTGTAAAGTCAGGGACAGCATTCGAATCGCTTCCCACTTCCTGGGTATGCCCCGTATGCGGCGCTCCAAAAACCGAATTCGAACACCTGCCTGCTGGCGGGCAGGGGTAA
- a CDS encoding TMEM43 family protein: MADQYTETSSKSWGQNIGAAFSGVIIGLLLFLGSFAVLWNNEGAVNMSNVAKISAQVEASAVNSGNEGKFVSVTGTLVADKLGDPNYLKTSNYASLSRFVEMFAWAEESQSKTEDKVGGGSETTTTYTYKKRWTSVPQETANFKVPEGHANPGLPVKNATFYSPAVKVGAFKVDAKSIWLPSSKHVSITGSNIIPGAGRSLSDNYIFIKKSAKGTFQAPELGDLRISFYAVPSGIDVTAFGKQSDGKLVAYVHEGKDRIYRAFAGTREEALATMTSEFKMGKWMWRGIGFLMMWFGLSMFLGPINAFLKVLPILSDISKSVIGVVTFLVALVLSAVTITVAMIAHNIILLVITILVIIGAIVAFLKMRPAGKKA, translated from the coding sequence ATGGCAGATCAGTATACGGAAACGAGCAGTAAAAGTTGGGGGCAAAACATTGGTGCGGCCTTTTCGGGAGTTATAATCGGGTTGCTCCTGTTTCTTGGTTCATTCGCGGTATTATGGAACAACGAAGGCGCGGTCAATATGTCGAATGTCGCGAAAATTAGCGCACAGGTTGAAGCTTCGGCTGTAAATTCCGGCAACGAAGGTAAATTCGTTTCAGTTACCGGGACACTTGTTGCCGATAAGCTCGGAGACCCAAACTATTTAAAGACGAGCAATTATGCGTCCCTTTCCCGCTTTGTTGAGATGTTCGCTTGGGCGGAAGAAAGCCAGAGCAAGACGGAAGATAAAGTTGGCGGCGGAAGCGAGACTACGACGACATATACATATAAAAAGAGGTGGACAAGCGTTCCTCAAGAAACCGCTAATTTTAAAGTCCCGGAAGGCCATGCAAACCCAGGGCTCCCGGTAAAAAATGCGACATTTTATTCGCCAGCCGTAAAAGTGGGCGCTTTTAAAGTCGACGCAAAAAGCATATGGCTCCCATCATCAAAGCATGTTTCAATAACTGGGAGCAATATTATCCCTGGAGCGGGCAGGAGCTTGAGCGATAATTATATTTTTATTAAAAAATCGGCAAAGGGCACTTTCCAAGCCCCTGAACTTGGCGATCTAAGGATCAGTTTCTATGCGGTCCCGTCCGGGATCGATGTCACGGCCTTTGGAAAACAATCAGATGGAAAGCTTGTTGCATATGTCCACGAAGGCAAAGATAGGATCTACAGGGCATTTGCCGGCACGCGTGAAGAAGCTTTGGCTACAATGACCAGTGAATTCAAAATGGGCAAATGGATGTGGAGAGGGATAGGATTCCTTATGATGTGGTTTGGTTTGTCAATGTTCCTGGGCCCAATAAACGCGTTTCTTAAGGTCCTCCCGATCCTATCGGATATAAGCAAGAGTGTAATTGGCGTTGTGACTTTCCTAGTTGCTCTTGTGTTATCGGCAGTAACAATAACTGTCGCAATGATCGCGCACAATATTATTCTGCTTGTTATTACTATTTTGGTGATCATAGGTGCGATCGTCGCATTCTTAAAAATGCGGCCTGCAGGCAAAAAAGCGTAG
- a CDS encoding FprA family A-type flavoprotein, whose amino-acid sequence MLDVKLSDNVFFVGALDWDRKSFDELVPLPDGTTYNSYFIKGSENNALLDTVDPSKTKVLIDNLKALNIDKIDYVVAHHAEQDHSGSLLKILELYPMAKVVTNLKCKDLLKEHVLIPEDKIIVINDRDKLSLGDKTLEFILAPWVHWPETMFTYLYEDRILFTCDFLGTHLASSELIAGGEAKVYDENKRYYAEIMMPFRVSIKGHLEKIKGLEIKMVCPSHGPILGKPQFIIDAYKEWISDNVKNEVVLPYVSMHGSTAAMANYLVDELMKRNISVRLFDLPKSDIGEIAVALVDSATIILGTSTILAGPHPLAANAAFFANMLRPKTRYAGIIGSFGWGGKTVEQVKGALPNLKAEFFEPVIVKGYPKEADFKALENLAEQIKIKHQNDPLVIK is encoded by the coding sequence ATGCTCGACGTAAAATTGTCCGACAATGTTTTTTTTGTCGGCGCGCTTGACTGGGACAGGAAATCGTTCGACGAGCTGGTACCGCTCCCTGACGGGACAACATACAACTCTTATTTTATTAAGGGCAGTGAAAATAACGCGCTCCTGGATACTGTCGACCCGTCGAAGACAAAGGTCCTTATCGATAATCTCAAAGCTTTGAATATCGATAAGATCGATTATGTTGTCGCGCACCATGCCGAACAGGACCATAGCGGCTCGCTTCTAAAGATCCTTGAGCTTTACCCCATGGCGAAAGTCGTGACGAACCTGAAATGCAAAGACCTGCTCAAAGAGCACGTCTTGATCCCCGAAGATAAGATTATCGTGATAAACGACCGCGATAAACTTTCGTTGGGCGATAAAACCCTTGAATTCATTTTGGCCCCCTGGGTCCATTGGCCGGAAACAATGTTCACTTACCTTTACGAGGATAGGATCCTATTCACCTGTGATTTCTTGGGAACGCATTTGGCATCGTCCGAATTGATAGCTGGCGGCGAAGCAAAAGTCTATGATGAAAATAAACGATATTACGCCGAGATAATGATGCCGTTCCGCGTAAGCATTAAAGGCCATTTGGAAAAGATAAAAGGCCTTGAAATAAAAATGGTCTGCCCAAGCCATGGGCCAATATTAGGCAAACCGCAATTTATAATCGACGCTTACAAAGAATGGATATCCGACAATGTGAAAAATGAAGTTGTCCTGCCGTATGTTTCGATGCACGGGAGCACGGCCGCGATGGCCAATTATTTGGTCGACGAACTTATGAAAAGAAATATCTCCGTAAGGCTTTTCGACCTTCCAAAATCTGATATCGGTGAGATAGCTGTAGCTTTAGTTGATTCGGCTACTATTATTCTTGGCACATCGACAATACTGGCGGGTCCGCATCCGCTTGCTGCAAATGCCGCGTTCTTTGCCAATATGCTGAGGCCAAAAACAAGATATGCAGGGATCATTGGGTCGTTCGGATGGGGCGGAAAAACGGTCGAACAGGTAAAAGGCGCGCTTCCAAACTTAAAAGCGGAGTTTTTTGAACCTGTTATTGTAAAAGGATATCCAAAAGAAGCCGATTTCAAAGCGCTCGAAAATTTGGCAGAGCAAATAAAAATTAAGCATCAAAACGACCCGTTGGTCATTAAGTAG
- a CDS encoding rubrerythrin family protein codes for MKSLKGTKTEKNLLASFAGESQARNRYTYFASVARKAGLEQIAAIFEETADNEKEHAKRFFKLLQGGDVEITATYPAGVISDTAQNLEAAAAGEKLEWTKLYVDASAIAREEGLDEVSIVFKEIAEVEEQHEKRYRKLLKNLKENKVFKKDAPVKWHCRNCGYVHEGTEAPRSCPACAHPQSYFEVLSENY; via the coding sequence ATGAAGTCATTAAAAGGAACAAAGACAGAGAAGAACTTATTGGCATCTTTTGCAGGGGAGTCGCAGGCGAGAAACAGATATACATATTTTGCATCTGTTGCCAGAAAAGCAGGGTTAGAGCAGATCGCCGCGATATTTGAAGAAACAGCCGATAACGAAAAAGAACACGCAAAAAGATTTTTCAAATTACTGCAGGGAGGCGATGTTGAAATAACCGCAACATATCCGGCGGGTGTTATATCCGATACTGCGCAAAATCTTGAAGCGGCAGCCGCTGGCGAAAAACTTGAATGGACAAAGCTTTATGTCGATGCGTCGGCAATAGCCCGAGAAGAAGGGCTTGATGAAGTCTCGATCGTTTTTAAAGAGATAGCGGAAGTCGAGGAACAGCACGAGAAAAGATATCGCAAGCTTTTGAAAAATCTGAAAGAAAATAAAGTTTTCAAAAAAGACGCCCCTGTTAAATGGCATTGCCGCAATTGCGGTTATGTCCATGAGGGAACCGAGGCTCCAAGATCATGCCCTGCATGCGCGCATCCACAGTCGTATTTCGAGGTCCTTTCTGAGAATTATTAA
- a CDS encoding N-glycosylase/DNA lyase codes for MREPRLQDHALHARIHSRISRSFLRIIKKIYSSEREKIESRLDEFVEIFKVGKESEIFSELIFCLLTPQSKAKSCFEAVKQLVAKRACLKGSASDISKIIKGKVRFHNNKAKYIVEARKLFLRGNRVDIRSKLKSFANIIDLREWLVGNIKGLGYKEASHFLRNIGKGGNIAILDRHILKNLKLLGVIKEIPKTITKKTYFEIEKKMLNFAKKIGIPADKLDLILWRKQTGEYFK; via the coding sequence ATGAGGGAACCGAGGCTCCAAGATCATGCCCTGCATGCGCGCATCCACAGTCGTATTTCGAGGTCCTTTCTGAGAATTATTAAAAAGATCTATTCTTCTGAAAGGGAAAAGATAGAATCTCGTCTTGATGAATTTGTTGAAATTTTCAAAGTTGGAAAAGAAAGCGAGATCTTTTCGGAATTGATATTCTGCTTATTGACCCCCCAATCAAAAGCCAAAAGCTGTTTTGAAGCTGTCAAACAGCTTGTCGCAAAAAGAGCTTGCCTTAAAGGCTCCGCATCGGATATTTCAAAGATAATAAAAGGAAAAGTCCGTTTCCATAATAATAAGGCGAAATACATAGTGGAAGCCCGGAAATTATTTCTGAGGGGAAATAGGGTGGATATTAGATCGAAGCTAAAGAGCTTCGCAAATATTATTGATCTTCGCGAATGGCTTGTTGGAAATATTAAAGGGCTTGGCTACAAAGAAGCCTCGCATTTCTTGAGGAATATTGGAAAGGGTGGAAATATTGCGATACTTGATAGGCATATTTTAAAGAACCTCAAGCTTTTAGGCGTGATCAAAGAAATTCCAAAGACCATTACCAAAAAAACTTATTTTGAAATTGAGAAAAAAATGCTTAATTTCGCAAAAAAGATAGGAATTCCCGCGGACAAGCTCGATCTGATATTATGGAGAAAGCAGACAGGCGAATACTTTAAATAA